A stretch of Castanea sativa cultivar Marrone di Chiusa Pesio chromosome 2, ASM4071231v1 DNA encodes these proteins:
- the LOC142623241 gene encoding polyubiquitin-like has product MEPRRNPNRRFPSSSSSSSNSTDEEISLYLKIIKTVALKFERNGTISNLKTLLREKEGLSENHQELFFAGNQLEDDQRLVDYGIQQGSTLHLVLQNLSGLKIFIKIPSDQRTIEIEVRTCDTVQNIKSIIQAKEGIPSDRYTLIYDGKVLKDDGIVASLNISNKSTLHLVYNPKDVLPIYVRVGTGEILKLELKLLFTTRDVKAIAGSMIGVQMNDWDLIYAGKKLEDCKTLASYDIKEGTILEMFPAVIQIFVKTWSGKTITLDVKQQSTLGDVKDKIFQKLRIPGHHQSIVFAGKRLEDNRDLASYGVQMHSTLSMVFSPSQRIIPMQLNDIGDPIQNFTTIRILKSMIEKKMRSPVKEIYFNGLALRDDHSLADYRINSDAKIKVVMYQQ; this is encoded by the exons ATGGAACCACGGAGAAACCCAAATCGTAGATTCCCGTCAAGctcctcctcttcctccaaCTCCACCGATGAAGAG ATAAGTTTATACTTGAAGATCATAAAGACAGTAGCCTTAAAGTTTGAACGGAATGGAACAATAAGCAATCTCAAGACATTATTACGTGAGAAGGAAGGTCTTTCTGAGAATCATCAGGAGCTCTTTTTTGCTGGTAATCAGCTGGAGGATGACCAAAGGCTAGTGGATTATGGTATTCAGCAGGGCTCCACTCTCCACCTTGTTCTTCAGAATTTATCTGGACTGaagatatttattaaaatacCATCAGATCAGAGAACCATTGAAATTGAAGTGAGGACTTGTGATACTGTCCAAAACATTAAATCAATTATTCAAGCCAAGGAAGGGATTCCATCAGATCGCTATACTCTTATCTATGATGGAAAAGTACTTAAAGATGATGGGATTGTAGCCTCACTCAATATTTCTAATAAGTCAACCCTTCATTTGGTTTACAATCCAAAAGATGTCTTACCAATTTATGTGAGAGTAGGGACAGGAGAGATCTTGAAACTCGAACTTAAACTCCTGTTTACCACTCGTGATGTCAAAGCAATAGCTGGGAGCATGATAGGTGTCCAGATGAATGATTGGGATCTGATATATGCTGGGAAAAAACTTGAAGACTGCAAAACCTTGGCTTCTTATGACATCAAAGAAGGAACTATCTTAGAGATGTTTCCTGCCGTGATCCAGATATTTGTCAAGACATGGAGTGGGAAGACCATTACTCTTGATGTGAAACAACAATCTACCCTCGGGGATGTCAAGGACAAGATTTTTCAGAAACTGAGGATTCCTGGTCATCATCAGAGCATTGTGTTCGCTGGAAAAAGGCTTGAAGATAACCGTGATCTAGCAAGTTATGGTGTCCAGATGCATTCCACTCTCAGTATGGTTTTTTCACCTTCACAAAGAATCATTCCAATGCAATTAAATGATATTGGGGACCCAATACAAAACTTTACTACCATTCGCATTTTGAAGTCTATGATTGAGAAGAAAATGCGATCCCCTGTGAAGGAAATATACTTCAATGGACTAGCATTGCGGGATGACCATTCACTGGCAGATTACAGGATTAACAGTGATGCAAAAATAAAGGTTGTCATGTACCAACAGTAA
- the LOC142625032 gene encoding uncharacterized protein LOC142625032, producing MDKFIETINWCSLRDIGFVGPRFTWLYRKSDGSQIRERLDGALVTSDWLNRFPSAKLFHLSSSASDHSPLSLRLVPKPRSRMAGKLFRFESMWLKEPRCAEIVQEAWGEGLREASSDVLGKCLESGDRNTRFFHAKASARYSKNLISGLMDAREVWQEEDSKVEEIVVDYYQTLFTSSNPSDFVELLQAVNPR from the exons ATGGATAAATTCATTGAGACAATTAATTGGTGTAGTTTGAGGGACATCGGTTTTGTGGGGCCTAGGTTCACATGGTTGTATCGAAAATCCGATGGTTCGCAGATTAGGGAGAGATTGGACGGAGCTCTTGTGACTTCAGATTGGCTGAATCGTTTTCCTTCAGCCAAGCTTTTTCATTTATCCTCTTCTGCTTCAGATCATTCCCCATTGTCTCTCCGGTTAGTGCCTAAGCCGAGATCTAGGATGGCTGGTAAATTGTTTCGCTTTGAATCTATGTGGCTTAAAGAGCCAAGATGTGCGGAAATTGTCCAAGAAGCATGGGGGGAAGGTTTAAGGGAAGCTTCTTCAGATGTGTTGGGCAAATGCCTTGAG TCCGGCGATAGGAACACTAGGTTTTTCCATGCAAAGGCCTCAGCTCGCTATAGTAAAAATCTTATTTCTGGCTTGATGGATGCTAGGGAGGTTTGGCAAGAGGAGGATTCCAAGGTGGAAGAAATTGTGGTGGACTATTATCAAACTTTATTCACTTCTAGCAACCCTTCGGATTTTGTTGAGCTTCTCCAAGCAGTGAATCCGAGGTGA
- the LOC142625033 gene encoding uncharacterized protein LOC142625033: MEEITQNWKKLSLTEEEGRNLDLTKNKRASRFVLAAIFFMRHTVNIEAVARTFCPLWRTRREFEVNDAGNNIVLFDFELEADVEKVLLGEPWSYDRHLVVLERYDGSTLNFETAQSLGESIGVFMNPRDPSEMRGCNFMKVRVAVDISKPLCRGRRVTWDQDSDGWIAFKYERLSNLCYWCGLMSHDDKDCLIGIQSTIAPFRGSVIWGMA, translated from the exons ATGGAGGAGATTACGCAGAATTGGAAGAAGTTATCTCTAACCGAAGAGGAAGGCAGAAATCTGGATTTAACGAAGAATAAGAGAGCAAGTAGGTTTGTGTTGGCGGCCATATTTTTCATGAGGCACACTGTAAACATTGAAGCGGTGGCTCGGACTTTCTGTCCACTATGGCGTACTCGCAGAGAGTTTGAGGTCAATGATGCAGGGAATAACATTGTTctatttgattttgagttggagGCGGATGTGGAGAAGGTGCTTCTAGGGGAACCATGGTCCTATGATAGGCACTTGGTGGTTTTGGAACGGTATGATGGTTCTACTCTG AATTTTGAGACGGCACAGAGTCTGGGTGAGAGTATTGGTGTTTTCATGAATCCTAGAGATCCTAGTGAGATGAGAGGGTGTAATTTTATGAAGGTTCGGGTGGCTGTGGATATTTCGAAACCGTTGTGCAGAGGGCGTCGTGTTACTTGGGATCAAGATTCTGATGGGTGGATTGCTTTTAAGTACGAGCGTCTTTCGAATCTGTGTTATTGGTGTGGTTTGATGTCTCATGATGATAAGGACTGTTTAATAGGTATACAGAGTACCATTGCACCGTTCAGAGGTTCAGTAATTTGGGGCATGGCTTAG